In Helianthus annuus cultivar XRQ/B chromosome 8, HanXRQr2.0-SUNRISE, whole genome shotgun sequence, a single genomic region encodes these proteins:
- the LOC110872213 gene encoding transcription factor BIM2 produces the protein MKSSKGHQEDDYEDYGAKKDTNPSSKDGKNSDATRSKHSVTEQRRRSKINERFQILRDLIPNSDQKRDTASFLLEVIEYVQYLQERVQKYEGSYQGWSAEPTKLMPWRNSHWRVPGFGHPPVIKPDSALTPSYPVRFDENASIAPAINTGTPNPTRSDPGGDVNCNMMDSQPELASKMAMPAVQPSIPVPVQQADGTFSHSALHCNVNMQSSDVPVAGDANQQEEFTVEGGTISISSAYSQGLLNSLTQALQNSGVDLTQATISVQVDLGKRANRGLASGTSTAKDHENNPHPSNQDVVRFQEFNNGENSDQASKRLKT, from the exons ATGAAATCGAGCAAAGGACACCAGGAAGACGATTACGAAGATTACGGGGCCAAAAAAGACACCAACCCATCTTCTAAAG ATGGGAAGAACAGTGATGCTACTAGGTCCAAGCATTCGGTGACCGAGCAGCGTAGAAGGAGCAAGATTAATGAAAG GTTCCAGATATTGAGGGATTTGATACCCAATAGTGATCAGAAGAGAGATACGGCATCATTTTTGCTTGAG GTGATAGAATATGTTCAGTATTTACAAGAAAGAGTACAAAAGTATGAAGGATCGTACCAAGGTTGGAGTGCAGAACCCACCAAACTAATGCCCTGG AGGAACAGCCATTGGCGGGTCCCAGGTTTCGGTCATCCACCTGTCATAAAGCCGGATTCCGCCTTGACTCCATCGTATCCCGTTAGATTTGACGAAAACGCCTCGATTGCACCTGCCATCAACACGGGCACACCGAATCCAACTCGTTCCGACCCTGGTGGAGATGTGAACTGTAATATGATGGATTCGCAACCTGAATTAGCGAGTAAAATGGCAATGCCAGCTGTCCAACCAAGCATTCCTGTTCCCGTTCAGCAAGCTGACGGGACGTTTTCCCATTCTGCCCTTCACTGTAACGTCAATATGCAGTCTTCTGATGTTCCTGTTGCCGGTGATGCGAATCAGCAAGAGGAGTTCACAGTTGAAGGTGGCACAATTAGCATTTCGAGTGCTTATTCTCAAGG GTTATTGAATTCCCTTACGCAAGCACTTCAGAACTCGGGTGTGGATTTGACTCAAGCCACCATATCCGTACAGGTGGATCTCGGGAAACGAGCAAATAGAGGACTGGCATCTGGCACATCCACTGCAAAG gatCACGAGAATAATCCTCATCCTAGCAATCAAGACGTGGTCCGGTTTCAAGAATTCAACAATGGGGAAAACTCAGATCAAGCATCGAAAAGACTAAAGACGTGA